In the Desulfovibrio subterraneus genome, GTTTGTAATGGGGTGTTTTGTCTGCCTCCGGCGGCCAAAGGGGCAACCGCCCCTTTGGAAACCCTTTCACGTACTGACGCGACATCCGCGGAGTATTTATCTGCGGTACATGGGAAGAGGGGGCATGTGCGGGGGGCAGCCCCCCATCCTGTTGTCCTCTTCAGCATTCTGCAAAGCCGTGCTTGGCATCGCAGGTACGGCGCATCTCGCTGTCAGGGGTGCAGGGGGATTATCCCCCTGCTCGTCGAAGGCAAAAAAACACGTAAAATCACAACCGCTTCTTCATCAACCTACGCGTTCAGCTTTTCCTTCACATAGGGAATAAGGCCGCCCTTGGTGAGGAACTCGCGCATGAACTCGGGCAGCGGAGGATACTTGATCTCGGCACCCGTGGTCTTGTTGCTGATAACGCCCTTTTCCACGTCGAGGGCAATCTCGTCGCGGTCGCTGATCTTGCTGATGTCGTCGCCCACTTCAATGAGCAGCAGGCCCATGTTGAAGCTGTTGCGGTAGAAGATGCGCGCAAAGGAATGTGCAACAACCACGGGAATGCCGGCGCCCAGAATGGAGAGCGGGGCATGTTCGCGTGAAGAGCCGCAGCCGAAGTTCACGCCGCCGACCATGATGTCGCCTT is a window encoding:
- a CDS encoding 3-isopropylmalate dehydratase small subunit — its product is MIYQGTAHKVGDHIDTDAIIPARFLVTTDVKELGANCMEGLEAGWVKRVKEGDIMVGGVNFGCGSSREHAPLSILGAGIPVVVAHSFARIFYRNSFNMGLLLIEVGDDISKISDRDEIALDVEKGVISNKTTGAEIKYPPLPEFMREFLTKGGLIPYVKEKLNA